The nucleotide sequence CGTCGGTTTCTTAGGGTTATTGTTGTTTTTTccattttgaattttgttttctcATTTTTAATTGAATTTTCAACGCTATTATTGAAGACAACTTGTGGAATTTCTTATTGGTTGAAAAATAgtcttttcaaatatatattagaatctGGATGTCAGAAGAACATGTCCAGAAACTTGAGGTTGGTGTAATAGTTTAAAcatattctttcaaaaaataaatgagttcaggttttctttgtttaaaatatttgagaaattctctaagaaaaaaaaacaatttgataACGATGAATATTTTCTGTCAGAATCTTGTTTGGTGATTGTTTGAGTTGTGTTGTGTCCCATTCTGTGTGTGTCTGAGATTTTGCTTTAGaagaaagtaaacaaaaaaaatggaacCAACAAATGAGACAAAAGCTACACCGGAAAACAACCTCAGAAGCAGaggagctgctgctgctgttgggaACAACAGCAAGAAAGACATGATTTTCCGAGCTGACAAGATCGATCTGAAGAATCTTGACATCCAGCTGGAAAAACATCTGAGTAGGGTTTGGTCAAGAAACATCGAGAAGAACCCAAAGCCTAAGGAAGACTGGGAGATTGACTTGGCTAAATTAGAGATGAGGAATGTCATTGCTCGTGGTGCTTATGGTATTGTCTACAAAGGCATCTATGATGGTCAAGACGTTGCAGGtctaataacaaaattaaaaataaaataaaaactcatTTATCTTTATGTTTAGAGATTGTGAATTAACTGTTTTGGTTTTGAGTAATGGCAGTGAAAGTGCTTGATTGGGGAGAAGAAGGTTACGCGACAGCGGCTGAGACTTCAGCTCTACGTGCTTCATTTAGACAAGAAGTTGCGGTTTGGCACAAACTTGACCATCCCAATGTCACAAAGTTTGTTGGAGCATCAATGGGAACAACGAATCTGAAGATACCATCGTCAGCAGAGACGGAGAACTCGTTGCCTCAGAGAGCTTGTTGTGTGGTTGTGGAGTATCTTCCTGGAGGTACTCTTAAACAGTTCTTGTTCCGTAACAGGAGAAGGAAACTCGCTTTCAAAGTTGTTGTTCAGCTCGCTCTTGATCTCTCCCGAGGGTAAATGTACTTAAACACATTACTCTTGTGTCATTCTTCATGAGTCTGACTCCAATAATGTTTTTTGGACAGGCTAAGTTATTTGCATTCAGAGAGAATAGTCCATCGCGATGTGAAAACAGAGAATATGCTATTGGATTATCAGAGGAATCTAAAGATAGCTGATTTTGGAGTGGCTAGAGTTGAAGCTCAGAATCCAAAGGACATGACTGGAGAGACTGGTACTCTTGGATACATGGCTCCAGAGGTAAAAGAAACATAACAACATCTTCTCTTTTGGTTTTTTCAAAATCTTATTCGTGTGCTATTGTTGTGAGGTTAGGTTCTTGATGGTAAGCCATACAACAGAAGATGCGATGTGTACAGCTTTGGGATATGCTTGTGGGAGATTTACTGTTGTGACATGCCTTATCCTGATCTCAGCTTTGCTGATGTTTCTTCTGCTGTTGTTCGTCAGGTT is from Raphanus sativus cultivar WK10039 unplaced genomic scaffold, ASM80110v3 Scaffold2330, whole genome shotgun sequence and encodes:
- the LOC108813673 gene encoding serine/threonine-protein kinase STY13, which gives rise to MEPTNETKATPENNLRSRGAAAAVGNNSKKDMIFRADKIDLKNLDIQLEKHLSRVWSRNIEKNPKPKEDWEIDLAKLEMRNVIARGAYGIVYKGIYDGQDVAVKVLDWGEEGYATAAETSALRASFRQEVAVWHKLDHPNVTKFVGASMGTTNLKIPSSAETENSLPQRACCVVVEYLPGGTLKQFLFRNRRRKLAFKVVVQLALDLSRGLSYLHSERIVHRDVKTENMLLDYQRNLKIADFGVARVEAQNPKDMTGETGTLGYMAPEVLDGKPYNRRCDVYSFGICLWEIYCCDMPYPDLSFADVSSAVVRQNLRPDIPRCCPTSLSSIMKKCWEANPEKRPEMEEVVKMLEGVDTSKGGGMIPEDQRPGCFCFVSGRGP